Genomic segment of Thermodesulfobacteriota bacterium:
TCACCCAGCTGGCGCTTTCCCTGTCCGAAAAATGGCGGCTGGCCAAAGAGGTCAGAAGGCAGCAGCAGGAGCTGGAGGAGCGGTACCGCGAGAGGCAGGAGGCGGAATCGGTCCTGCGCTCCATCGCCGAGGCAGTGTCCGGTGCCACTGGGGAGAGATTCTTCGGCTCGCTGGCCGCCAGCCTGGCTCAGGCCTTGGGGATGGACTTCGCTGTCGTCGCCAAGTTCGTGGAGTCTGATCCGACGCGGGTCCAGACCGTGGTGGTGTGGGCGGACGGCCGGCTCGGCGACAATTTCGCCTACCAGCTGGCAGGCGCCCCTTGTGGGAAGGTGGTGCAGGAGGGGCTGTGCTGTTATCCGAAGGATGCCTGGAAGCTCTTCCCCCGGGATCCCCTCCTCGCCGATCTGGGTGTGGAGGCCTATATCGGTGTCCGCCTGCACGACTCGGCAGGCGCTGCCCTGGGCCTGGTCGCGGTCATGGACCGGAAGGAGGCGATCGATACCGCCCTTGCCTGCTCAATGCTGCGGATCTTCGGCGCGCGGGCGGCGGCTGAGCTGGAACGGCTTCAGCAGGAGAAGAAGCTGCAGCACGCCGGCAAGCTCGAGTCCGTTGGCCGGTTGGCTGCCGGCATGGCCCACGAGATCAACAATCCGCTCAACAACGCCTCCCTGGCCGTACAAACGGCCCAGCGGAGGCTTGCCGCCGGCTGCCCGGATGATTTCCTGCTCGGGAAGCTGGCCGTCATCGAACGGAATATCGAGAAGGCGTCCGGTATCGTACAGCAGCTGTTGCAGTTCTCCCGCCAGGGCGACCCGAAGTTCCGCCAGCTCGATATCAACGAGGTGGTACGGAACGCTCTGGATCTGGTGGGCTTCGAGCTCAAGGAGATCGAGGTTATCCAGAGTCTGACATCTCCGGCGCCGGTGTTCGGCGACCCGGCTCAGCTCGAGCAGGTCATGGTCAACCTGCTGATCAACGCCGGCGAGGCGATCCGCGGCCGGGGACTGGTTGCCATCACGACCGCCTGCGAAGGAGAGGAGGTCATCGTCCGCATTCGGGACTCCGGGTGCGGCATCCAAGAGGGCAGCGTCGCCAAGGTGTTCGAGCCGTTCTTCACCACCAAGGAAGTGGGCAAGGGCACGGGGCTGGGCCTGGCGATCTGCTACGGCATCATCAACCGGCATGATGGCCAGATTGAAATCGCTAGCGTGCCGGATGAAGGCACAACGGTGACCATCAGGCTACCCGCTGCCCGAGCCGCCATCTAGCCGGCGCCCCTCGGGCCGGCGGCGGCGCGCACTCTGCCGGCCCACAACGCCAACAGGCCCTGGAGCAGCTGCGCTCTCAGGGCCTGTCAGAAACGGGAGCAACGACGGCGCATCGGCCGGGCAGCCGTATCAGGCCTCCCGGAGGGTCACCAGCTCCAGAATGGACATGGCTGCCCCGTCGCCCCGTCGGGTGCCGGTCTGGATAATACGGGTGTAGCCGCCCTGCCGATCGGCAAAGCCGTCCTTGAGCTGATCGAAAAGCTTGGCCACCACCGTCGCGCTACGGAGAAAGGCCAGGGCCTGCCGGCGGGCATGAAGATCGCCGCGTTTGGCCAGGGTCACCATGTGGTCGGCCAGGCGGCGGGCCTCCTTGGCCTTGGGCACCGTGGTCACGATCCGCTCATGCTCGAAGAGGGAGGTCACCATGTTGCGGAGCATCGCCTCGCGGTGCTCGGTGGTCCTGCTCAGTCTTCTGCCATCCTTGCGGTGTCTCATCGCTCCACCTCATCCTCTTCCACAGATGCCTTGGCGGGCGGCTCCGGGGATACCCAACCCTCGACGACCATGCCCAGTCCCAAC
This window contains:
- a CDS encoding ATP-binding protein, with amino-acid sequence MSSRRILLIDDDVAICEAVRSILVGSPAGDRPDAPGLGSLLSERKTRPSVAWPAFTLDTAHQGQEGLALVQKAVAEDQPYSVAFVDVRMPPGWDGVQTARRIREADPDVELVIVTAYSDHAMADIVRTVGFPERLLFLRKPFDSDEITQLALSLSEKWRLAKEVRRQQQELEERYRERQEAESVLRSIAEAVSGATGERFFGSLAASLAQALGMDFAVVAKFVESDPTRVQTVVVWADGRLGDNFAYQLAGAPCGKVVQEGLCCYPKDAWKLFPRDPLLADLGVEAYIGVRLHDSAGAALGLVAVMDRKEAIDTALACSMLRIFGARAAAELERLQQEKKLQHAGKLESVGRLAAGMAHEINNPLNNASLAVQTAQRRLAAGCPDDFLLGKLAVIERNIEKASGIVQQLLQFSRQGDPKFRQLDINEVVRNALDLVGFELKEIEVIQSLTSPAPVFGDPAQLEQVMVNLLINAGEAIRGRGLVAITTACEGEEVIVRIRDSGCGIQEGSVAKVFEPFFTTKEVGKGTGLGLAICYGIINRHDGQIEIASVPDEGTTVTIRLPAARAAI
- the rplQ gene encoding 50S ribosomal protein L17, translating into MRHRKDGRRLSRTTEHREAMLRNMVTSLFEHERIVTTVPKAKEARRLADHMVTLAKRGDLHARRQALAFLRSATVVAKLFDQLKDGFADRQGGYTRIIQTGTRRGDGAAMSILELVTLREA